Part of the Cryptosporangium arvum DSM 44712 genome, GCTGATCGCGCACGGCGGATGGCTGGTCACGCCCGAACCCACGTGGCGCGGCGCGGTGATCCGTTCGTGCTCCTCAACATCGATGAGTTGGCGTTCCTGACCGCGTACCTGACCGATCGGAAGCTCAAGGACCGGTTCGCTGGCGCGCTGGCGACCGTGCTCACCCAGGGGCGGGCGCTCGGCGTGGCGGTACTGGCAGCAGTGCAGGATCCGCGCAAGGAGACCGTTCCGCTGCGGCAGCTGTTCACCACCCGGATCGCGCTGCGGCTCGACGAACCGTCGCAAGTGGATCTGGTGCTCGGTGACGGCGCGGCCGATCGGGGTGCAGCGGCGCACCTGATCCCACGGGACGAGGCGACCGGCGCCGGCATCGCCTACGTGATCACCGATGGCGACGCCACGCCTCGGCGGGTGCGTGCCGGCTACCTCTCCGACCGGGACATTGCTTGGACCGTCGCGACCTTCGCCCGATGAACGGCCGACCCAGGACCGGTCCGGGCTCCTGCGGACGGGCAGCTAATGCGGCGGCTGCCCGTCCGCGCTCCATTCACCGCGCCTCGGAAAGGGGGCGAGCATGACCAAAGACTCAGGTGCGTTGGCCGGGCTCCTCGACTCCGCTGGGCTCACTCCGGACGTCCTCGCCGGTCTGATTGACATCGTCGGCGCCGGCGACCTGTCGGAGTTGCGGCGGCAACTGCGGACCGTCGGTGGCTGCTCCCGGCCGATCCAGCTGTCCGGAACCGTCTTCCGCCTCGACCCGGCCTCCGGCGTAATTGCGCCGTCCTGGTATTCGACGGAGGAGGCGACCGGAACTCTGCTTGTTCCATGCGGCTCCCGGCACGGCGTGCTGTGCCAAGCCTGCGCCCGGCGATATGCCGGTGACACCTGGTTCCTGATCTATGCCGGACTCGCGGGCGGTAAAGGTCGGGCGCCGTCGGTGCGGACACATCCGCGGCTGTTCGTCACGCTGACCGCACCCGGCTTTGGTCCGGTCCATTCCTCGAACGTCGGCTCGGACGGGAATCCTGCGCTCTGTCGTCCTCGGCGGGACCGGCCGATCTGCCCGCACGGCCTTCCGGCCTGGTGCCCGGCTCGGCATCCGGCGACCGATCCGCTGGTCGGTGCTCCGCTGTGTCATGGCTGCTACGACTGGCCCGGCCTCGTCCTGTTCAACGCGCACGCCTCGGCGCTCTGGCACCGCTGGCGTATCCAACTCGGCCGTGAAGTGGCTCGGCTCGCCGGTCGGACCGTGCGGGACGTCGCTGCGTTGGTGCGGGTCGCCTGCATGCGAGTCGCCGAGATGCAAGCGAGGGGCGCGGTCCACCTGCACGCGATCATCCGGGCCGACGCTGCGACCGATCCCGACCGGGCGCCTCCGGCCTGGCTGACTGCCGACCTGCTCGCAGAGGCGGCGATCGAGGCGGCCGGCCGCGTGTGGATGGCGGCTCCGCTGAATCGGGTGGGGGAGTGGGAGTTCGCCTGGGGCCGGCAGGTGACCGCTGATCCGATCCCGCCCGGCAACGATGACGAGACTGAGCGGCGGCTAGCGGCCTACCTCGCCAAGTACGTCACCAAGTCCCTCGGCGTCGGTCTGGCACGGCGGATTGGCGCACCGGCGGAGATACCGATCCTCGACGTCCCATCACACATCCGGGCCGTGATCGGTGTCGCCTGGCGGCTCGGCGCACTGCCAGAGCTCCAGTCGCTGCGGCTCCGGGCGTGGGCACATCAGAACGGATTCCGCGGCACCGTCGCTGCGCGGACACGGACGTACTCCACCACTCTGACCGCGCTCCACCAGCAGCGGCGTGACTACCGGGCCGCTCAATCGGACGACGACCGGTTCGGCGACGACGTCGCTGGGCCCACTCGCTTCCGCTACGCCCGGAACGGCCTCGATGCGGCCGGCGCCTGGCTCGCCGCTACCGAACACGACACCAACCCGGAAGGAGACTGACCATGACACGGAATCGGCCACCCGGGCGCCTAGTCGCTGCCAGATCTCGTAGCTGGCTCCTGCCGGGTATCCCGCCACCACGCACCATCAACGCGCGTGCCCCGACCGACGATGACGAACTCCTAGAGATGGGCCGGCGGCGTCCGGTCCTGGCGCTGGCAGCAACCGGTGTGGTGCTGGTGCTCGGACTGGTCGCCTGCACGGTCGGCATCGGCTTCTCGGTCGTGGACGACACCCCGAACGATCCCGAAGTCCGCGTGATGTGGTTCCTCAGCTGGGCGTTCCCGGACGTCGGCGAGAAGGGTCCGTGGCGGCGGAACGTCTGCGGCGACGCTACCGACCGAATCGGGGCGGTCATAGACACAGAAGATCGGCGGCTACACGACCAGTTCGCGCCCGACTGGATCGCCAGCCACGCATGGAATCCGGACTACCGCTCGACGGAGAACAAGAAGCGCGCGACGGTGACGGTCGAGGGCCGGCTAGAGATTCATCGGGCTGACGAGAGCGGCTTCAACCCGTACTCGGTTCCCGACCGGACGTGGACGTTCACGCTGCGGCGCAACTGGATGCGGGAGTGGGTCTGGTGCATCGATCATCTGGAGACTCGGCCAGCGTGAGTGTCGCCGACGTCCTGTCCCCGTACCCGCCAAGCGTCCGGTACGGGGACCGTACGGCGTCCTTCGGCCAGCGCCGCTCCTGGAACTCTCTTCGGGAGCGGCGCTGGCCTGAACTGCTCCTCGCCGGTGGTCATGACCGCTCGGCGAGCGCCCGGACTGCTCGGCGGTGCTCCGGTTCGAGTCCGAATCGAAGACCGGTCGGTGTCGGGCCGCTGTCCCACAATGCGGCCTGAGCGTTGACCCAGTGCAGGAACTCGGCTCGCGCCTCTGCCGTCGTGTTGCCGCGAGCGATGGCTACGTCAGTCCACTTCGCTCCACCTTCGATCGCCTCGCGCACGTCCGCCTGTGAACCCCAGCTGAGGGCACGGCTGATCGCGGTGCGAAGGGCCAGCAGATAGAGGAAGTCCTCGGCCACCAACTCGTCCGGAAGGTAGCCCGCCCGCGTCGCGTGTGCGCGCTGACTGAGGTCCAGTTCGTTCGCCAGAAGCGAGCTGAGCGGAACGTCGAGCAAGTCGCTCGGATTCGGCGCGACAGGGCGCTCTCTGTCTAGCCCTGTGGCCGCGAGCGGGCTGCCGTAGCGAGCTAAGCCGTGCATCATCAGCGTGCCTCTCGATAGCGATTACCAGCTCAACGAGACTCTCTTAGTGAGAGTCTCATAACCAGACCGCGAGGCTTCTTTCGCGCGTCTCACGGGGAGACAGACAGAATGAGTGCGTGACGGGAGATGGGCCGATGTCCGGAGCGGCAACGCCTACAGTCGTACGTCGCCAGCTCGGCCGGCGGTTGCGCTTACTTCGTGAAGCGGCCGGTGTCTCGGTGGAGAGCGTCGTCGCTGACCGTCGTCTCGGGATCTCGCGAGCGAAGCTCTACAAGCTCGAAGCCGGCAAGCATCCGGCTAAGCCTCAAGACGTCGCGGCCCTCTGCCGTCACTACCGGGCGTCGAATGAGGAAATCGAAGCCCTGACGACGCTCGCGCTGGCGACGCAAGGCAGCAGCTGGTGGCACATTTTCGGTGAAGACACGGTTCCGGCGTGGTTCAGCCTCTACGTCGATCTCGAGCCTGCCGCAGCGTCGATCCGGTCGTACGAAGCTGAGCTGGTGCCTGGCCTGCTCCAGACACCTGAGTACGCGCTGGCGGTCTACCAGGCGCGCAACCCGACCGACGATGTGAACGACCTGCGGCGGCGCGTCGCAGTGCGGATGGAACGGCAAGCCATTCTCGATCGGCCGACACCGCCAGCCTTCCACGCCATCCTCAACGAAGCGGTCCTGCTTCGGGAGGTCGGCGGGCCGGCGGTCATGGCGGCTCAAATCGACAAGCTGCGCGGGGCTGCGGATCGTCCGTCGACCATGATCGACGTGCTTCCGTTCAAGGCTGGCGCGCACGCTGCCATGGAAAGCTCGTTCGGGATCCTCGACTTCCCCGACGCGGAGGAAGACCCGTCCGTGGTCTACCTCGACTCGCCCAGCTCGGCCGCCTACCTCCAGCAGCGTGCAGAGTTGGAGCGGTACACAACGATCTTCGAGACCGTCCGGACCGGCACCATTCCCCTCCAGGAGTACCTGACATGAGCGACCCGCGGTTCTTCAAGAGCAGCTACTCCGGCGGTAGCGGGGGCAACTGCGTCGAGTGCGCGTATGGCTCCGACTCCGTGTTTGTCCGCGATAGCAAGGACACTGACGGAACTGTGCTCTCGTTCGGTCGGCCGGCCTGGGCGACCTTCATCGATGACGCTCGGCGTGGACTCTTCGATCAGCCGCGTTAGCGATGCATCTCCTGCGGGCCGCTAGCATCTGATCGCTTCCCGCGATGGGACTGCCGGTGACTTCGGAGGAGATGTGACGGGACACCTTCGTGTGTGGCTAGCTATTTTGCTCAGCGCGGCTGGCACGCTTCTTCTCATCGCCCGGCTCGTGCCGGAGGTGGACCTCCTCGAGCTCGCCCTCCGGTGGTGGCCGATTGTACTGATAGGTCTCGGTGTAATCGGCATCCTGAACTTAGTGCGGGCCCATGTTTCACTGGTGGCGCCGTTAGGTGTAATCGGGCTCGGCGGGATACTGCTCGTGTTTACTCTAGACCCCCTCCCTGACGACTATAAGCCGATTTTCGTTCCCCTGCTTTTGCTGCTGTCGGGCCTCGCGCTACTCGCTCAGGGTGCCTTGAGTCCAAGAGTTAAGAACTCTGGCGTCAAACGGAAAACGTTTGCATTTTCCGGTAAGTTCATTCAGTGGAATCCGGGTGATGAGCCCCTCGCAATCGTGCAGTCGCTGTTCAGCGGATGCATTATTGAAGTAAGCTCGACCTCCGGGGATTTAAAGGATGCTCGCCTCGAAGTCACTGCGCTGGCTGGTAGCGTAGAGATTAGATTTTCGGACATGTGGACGGTGGATCTGGCAACACGCAATTCCGGTCAGTCTATTGAACAAAGTTTCGCAAGTAGTCCGCCTGGCGGACCACGTTTGAAGGTGGTTGCGCTCTCGCTAGGGGCTGCGATTAGGACCGCTCGACTCAACGGACAAGTGCTTGATTAGATAAATTCGCGGCTAGCTAGGCTGGATCCTCGTCAGAAGTGCTTGCTTGACGATGATCAACGCGAATGCCGAAATCTTGATCAGTAATGGCGTTGGTCAGCTTAATTTTCTTGCTGTTTAGTCCGCCACTCCACAGCTGTGTCAGATTTTCGTGTATCGAACGCTCGGCGTCCGTATCCACGGGGAGGGCGAGGCCCATTTCTTTAATCAGCCGGAGCCGGAAAACATCGATGGCAGATGTTACTACGACCCCGTAGTTCGCCGCGGCAGCCAGGCTTGCTCTGTAGGCCGCCCATGAGCCAGCCGCGAACAGCGCCGGAACGAGCATCCATATAGGATATTGCAGTAGAAGTGCGAGGGAACTGCAAGAACAGAGTGCGAGTGCCATACATATCCGACATGCAAAGTCCAACTGGTCGCGGTGCGAATCTATGATCTTTAGGGCGGGCTCTGGAAGTACGTAATATAGTCGACTCCAGAACGCAATTGCTTCGATCCCCAAGCCAAAGCCTGCTTTTGATTCGAATGCGAGCATTCGGTTGCCTAAAGCTGTTGGCCGGACCTCGCCTGAGAAAGGCCAATCTTCTCGTAAGCGCTGTCTTGAATCTTC contains:
- a CDS encoding replication initiator, yielding MTKDSGALAGLLDSAGLTPDVLAGLIDIVGAGDLSELRRQLRTVGGCSRPIQLSGTVFRLDPASGVIAPSWYSTEEATGTLLVPCGSRHGVLCQACARRYAGDTWFLIYAGLAGGKGRAPSVRTHPRLFVTLTAPGFGPVHSSNVGSDGNPALCRPRRDRPICPHGLPAWCPARHPATDPLVGAPLCHGCYDWPGLVLFNAHASALWHRWRIQLGREVARLAGRTVRDVAALVRVACMRVAEMQARGAVHLHAIIRADAATDPDRAPPAWLTADLLAEAAIEAAGRVWMAAPLNRVGEWEFAWGRQVTADPIPPGNDDETERRLAAYLAKYVTKSLGVGLARRIGAPAEIPILDVPSHIRAVIGVAWRLGALPELQSLRLRAWAHQNGFRGTVAARTRTYSTTLTALHQQRRDYRAAQSDDDRFGDDVAGPTRFRYARNGLDAAGAWLAATEHDTNPEGD
- a CDS encoding helix-turn-helix domain-containing protein; the encoded protein is MSGAATPTVVRRQLGRRLRLLREAAGVSVESVVADRRLGISRAKLYKLEAGKHPAKPQDVAALCRHYRASNEEIEALTTLALATQGSSWWHIFGEDTVPAWFSLYVDLEPAAASIRSYEAELVPGLLQTPEYALAVYQARNPTDDVNDLRRRVAVRMERQAILDRPTPPAFHAILNEAVLLREVGGPAVMAAQIDKLRGAADRPSTMIDVLPFKAGAHAAMESSFGILDFPDAEEDPSVVYLDSPSSAAYLQQRAELERYTTIFETVRTGTIPLQEYLT
- a CDS encoding DUF397 domain-containing protein gives rise to the protein MSDPRFFKSSYSGGSGGNCVECAYGSDSVFVRDSKDTDGTVLSFGRPAWATFIDDARRGLFDQPR